From Desulfuromonas soudanensis, the proteins below share one genomic window:
- a CDS encoding TolC family protein yields MKPIRPLILSAALTFALTAAPTSPAQAQIYDLRGAERVALERNLDLRAVSYSLRASESRLRGGYGLYDPVARVRLAEGEARDRSNLYFLADQTTVKERYRQFDLSLSQKLPTGAEIVAAFTNGRQDSTPPTAINPAYQSELRFSLTQPLLRGFGPTVTEQVILFAAKDRDVALEDLREQAFVLLGRVRDAYFDVLSLRDNLVYRETSVDLAEKVYSENRARVDAGVMAPVEILEAEVGLSQRQRELLDARRAYEDALDNLALLLNSGEAIEVADVTLDEPPLETDEESGLASALILRPDLLRRVREIERLDLEARINRNALLPSLDLDASYSHKGLAGTYNDNLSDLGTDELRNWQLGLTLSYPLGNRSARNDYRRSQQLIQGSRAQLEGLRDQIRNEIRAAIRLVEVSRKKIEVSGNGRALAEEKLRTLLKRREVGLATTRQVLEGEEDLALARTDQITSLADYNRAVTAYLRVTGLLLQHEGVALKNGGASSDQESLLQMSDR; encoded by the coding sequence ATGAAACCAATCCGCCCTCTGATCCTGTCCGCGGCCCTGACCTTCGCCCTGACGGCGGCGCCGACATCTCCTGCCCAGGCGCAGATCTATGACCTGCGCGGCGCCGAGCGCGTCGCCCTGGAGCGCAACCTCGACCTGCGCGCCGTGAGTTATTCCCTGCGCGCCTCGGAATCGCGGCTGCGGGGGGGCTACGGCCTCTATGATCCCGTCGCCAGGGTGCGATTGGCCGAAGGGGAAGCCCGGGACCGGAGCAACCTCTATTTCCTGGCCGATCAGACGACCGTTAAGGAGAGATACCGCCAGTTCGATCTCTCCCTGTCGCAGAAGCTCCCCACTGGCGCCGAAATCGTTGCCGCCTTCACCAACGGCCGGCAGGACAGCACACCGCCGACGGCCATCAATCCCGCCTATCAGAGCGAACTCAGGTTCTCCCTGACCCAGCCGCTCCTTCGGGGATTCGGTCCCACGGTCACCGAGCAGGTGATCCTCTTTGCGGCCAAGGATCGCGACGTCGCTCTCGAGGATCTGCGCGAGCAGGCCTTTGTCCTCCTTGGCCGGGTACGTGACGCCTATTTCGACGTGCTGAGCCTGAGGGACAATCTCGTCTACCGCGAGACGTCCGTGGACCTGGCCGAGAAGGTTTATTCGGAAAACCGCGCCCGGGTCGACGCCGGGGTGATGGCGCCGGTGGAAATTCTCGAGGCCGAAGTCGGACTCAGCCAGCGCCAGCGCGAACTTCTCGACGCCCGGCGGGCCTACGAGGATGCCCTCGACAATCTTGCTCTGCTTCTTAACAGCGGCGAGGCGATCGAGGTGGCCGACGTCACCCTCGATGAGCCCCCTCTGGAGACCGACGAAGAGAGCGGGCTGGCCAGCGCCCTGATCCTGCGTCCCGATCTGCTTCGCCGCGTCCGTGAGATCGAGCGTCTCGATCTCGAGGCGCGCATCAACCGCAACGCCCTTCTCCCGTCCCTTGATCTCGACGCGAGTTATTCCCACAAGGGACTCGCCGGCACCTATAATGACAACCTCAGCGATCTCGGCACGGACGAGCTGCGCAACTGGCAACTCGGCCTGACGCTCTCCTACCCCCTGGGAAACCGCAGCGCCCGCAACGACTACCGCCGCAGTCAGCAGCTCATCCAGGGGAGCCGGGCGCAGCTCGAGGGGCTTCGCGACCAGATCCGCAATGAAATTCGCGCCGCCATCCGCCTCGTGGAGGTCAGCCGCAAGAAAATCGAAGTCTCCGGCAACGGCCGCGCCCTCGCCGAGGAGAAATTACGCACCCTCCTCAAACGCCGCGAAGTCGGACTGGCCACCACCCGTCAGGTCCTGGAAGGGGAAGAAGATCTTGCCCTGGCCCGTACCGACCAGATCACCTCTCTGGCCGATTACAACCGGGCTGTCACCGCCTACCTGCGGGTCACAGGCCTCCTCCTCCAACATGAGGGGGTCGCCCTGAAGAACGGCGGCGCATCTAGCGATCAGGAATCCCTGCTGCAGATGTCCGACCGATGA